A region from the Wansuia hejianensis genome encodes:
- a CDS encoding cysteine-rich KTR domain-containing protein, translating into MPVCGNKTRDKIRRDTVIKKFPLYCPKCKQETVIDVQDQK; encoded by the coding sequence ATTCCGGTTTGTGGAAATAAAACTCGTGACAAAATCCGAAGGGACACAGTAATCAAAAAATTTCCTCTCTACTGCCCGAAATGTAAGCAAGAAACAGTTATTGATGTCCAAGATCAAAAATAA
- a CDS encoding arsenate reductase ArsC, translated as MKKIAFICVHNSCRSQIAEALGKHFAGDKFDFYSAGTETKPQINQDAVRLIKQLYGIDMEQTQYSKTIDQIPTPDVAISMGCDVGCPYIGRAFDDNWGLPDPTGQSDEAFIEVIEQIKRNILMLK; from the coding sequence ATGAAAAAAATTGCATTTATTTGTGTTCACAATTCCTGCCGCAGTCAGATTGCGGAGGCGCTGGGTAAACATTTTGCTGGAGATAAGTTTGACTTCTATTCCGCAGGCACGGAAACCAAACCGCAGATCAACCAAGACGCGGTACGGCTGATAAAACAGCTTTACGGTATTGATATGGAGCAAACACAGTACAGCAAGACAATCGACCAAATTCCCACGCCTGATGTTGCTATCTCTATGGGCTGCGATGTAGGCTGCCCTTATATCGGCCGAGCATTTGATGATAATTGGGGATTGCCTGATCCGACAGGACAGAGCGATGAGGCGTTCATAGAGGTTATTGAGCAAATCAAACGCAACATCCTTATGCTAAAATAA
- the arsA gene encoding arsenical pump-driving ATPase: MERFDLKKIDLTQYLFFTGKGGVGKTSTACATAVSLADAGKKVLLVSTDPASNLQDVFSMELNNKGVPIPDVPKLVVANLNPIEAAAEYRESVIAPYRGKLPDSVIVNMEEQLSGSCTIEIAAFNEFSNFITDDEVQLKYDYIIFDTAPTGHTLRMLQLPSAWSNFISESTHGASCLGQLSGLESRKAVYKEAVETLADGSKTTLILVTRPEAAPLKEAYRASAELKELGVCNQVLVINGVLTQFDDEVSSELHHKQQIALSEMPEELKSMQQYEIPLRAYNITGIDNVRAMLTEDRHILRDEKINAEHLHSLTDIVDELNAQNKKVIFTMGKGGVGKTTVAAAIALGLSKCGKKVHLTTTDPAAHLKFVLEEQNGITMSHIDEAAELKKYQNEVLAKAQENNMSDEDIAYIEEDLRSPCTQEIAVFRAFAEIVEKADDEIVVIDTAPTGHTLLLLESTESYDKEIQRTKGETPESVKRLLPRLKGTETEVIIVTLPEATPVYEALRLEYDLKRAQIATKWWVINQSLYQTGSTNQMLSVKASNEVEWIKKVDSHANGKVALIAWSAEEVKGDMLLSL; encoded by the coding sequence ATGGAAAGATTTGATCTGAAAAAAATTGACCTGACACAGTATCTGTTCTTTACGGGTAAAGGCGGCGTGGGTAAAACCTCGACCGCCTGCGCTACGGCGGTATCCCTTGCGGATGCAGGAAAAAAGGTTCTGTTGGTTAGTACTGATCCGGCATCCAATTTGCAGGATGTTTTTTCGATGGAACTGAACAATAAAGGTGTTCCGATTCCGGATGTACCGAAACTTGTCGTGGCGAATTTAAATCCGATTGAAGCGGCGGCGGAGTATCGGGAAAGTGTAATTGCTCCCTACCGTGGTAAACTGCCGGATTCGGTTATCGTCAATATGGAGGAACAGTTGTCCGGTTCCTGTACCATAGAAATTGCTGCGTTTAATGAGTTTTCCAATTTCATCACAGATGATGAAGTGCAACTGAAATATGATTATATCATCTTTGACACAGCGCCGACAGGACACACACTCCGTATGTTGCAGTTGCCTTCCGCTTGGAGCAATTTTATCAGTGAGAGCACACACGGAGCGTCCTGCCTTGGACAGTTGTCAGGTCTTGAAAGCAGAAAAGCCGTCTACAAAGAGGCGGTGGAAACCCTTGCCGACGGTTCAAAGACTACACTGATTCTCGTAACAAGACCGGAAGCTGCTCCATTAAAGGAAGCATACAGAGCATCGGCTGAACTGAAAGAACTTGGCGTTTGTAATCAGGTTTTGGTTATTAACGGTGTGCTGACACAGTTTGATGATGAAGTATCTTCGGAACTTCATCACAAGCAGCAGATCGCACTTTCCGAAATGCCGGAAGAACTAAAATCAATGCAGCAGTATGAAATCCCCTTGCGTGCTTACAACATTACCGGAATAGACAATGTTCGGGCAATGCTGACCGAGGATCGCCATATTCTGCGTGATGAAAAGATCAACGCCGAACATCTTCATTCTCTGACGGATATTGTAGATGAACTCAACGCACAAAATAAAAAGGTTATCTTCACAATGGGAAAAGGGGGCGTAGGAAAGACTACTGTTGCGGCAGCGATTGCTTTGGGACTTTCTAAATGCGGAAAAAAGGTGCATTTAACGACCACCGACCCGGCTGCTCATCTTAAATTTGTACTGGAAGAACAAAATGGTATTACCATGAGTCATATTGATGAAGCGGCTGAACTGAAAAAATACCAAAATGAAGTGCTTGCGAAAGCACAGGAAAACAATATGTCAGATGAAGATATTGCCTATATTGAAGAAGATCTTCGTTCTCCCTGTACACAGGAAATCGCTGTGTTCCGGGCATTTGCTGAAATCGTAGAAAAAGCTGATGATGAAATAGTCGTTATAGACACGGCTCCCACCGGGCATACCCTGCTTCTGTTGGAATCTACGGAAAGCTATGATAAGGAAATTCAGCGCACAAAGGGCGAAACGCCAGAATCCGTTAAACGCCTGCTGCCCCGTCTGAAAGGCACAGAAACCGAAGTAATCATTGTCACACTTCCCGAAGCAACGCCCGTATATGAAGCCCTCCGTTTGGAATATGACCTGAAACGAGCGCAAATTGCGACAAAGTGGTGGGTTATCAATCAATCGCTCTATCAGACGGGAAGCACGAATCAAATGCTTTCTGTTAAGGCAAGTAATGAAGTGGAATGGATCAAAAAAGTAGATTCACACGCAAACGGAAAGGTTGCTCTGATTGCTTGGAGTGCGGAAGAAGTTAAAGGCGATATGCTTCTATCACTATAA
- the arsD gene encoding arsenite efflux transporter metallochaperone ArsD: protein MKNIEIFEPAMCCSTGLCGVSVDPELLRISTVLNTLKQKGITVKRFNLSNAPMVFINNKIVNDFVQLYGADKLPVTIVDGELAISGRYPTNDEFTQWLELPKGSLGEQKSGGCCCEGGCC from the coding sequence ATGAAAAACATTGAAATCTTTGAACCCGCTATGTGTTGCTCAACCGGACTTTGCGGCGTAAGCGTCGATCCCGAATTGCTTCGTATCTCCACCGTTCTCAACACCTTGAAGCAAAAAGGCATTACCGTAAAACGGTTTAACCTTTCCAATGCTCCGATGGTTTTTATCAACAATAAGATTGTCAACGATTTCGTACAGTTATACGGTGCTGATAAGTTGCCCGTAACAATAGTAGATGGCGAACTTGCTATCTCCGGTCGCTATCCGACCAACGACGAATTTACACAGTGGCTTGAATTGCCGAAAGGTTCTTTGGGTGAACAAAAATCCGGCGGATGCTGCTGTGAAGGAGGCTGTTGTTGA
- the arsB gene encoding ACR3 family arsenite efflux transporter, with amino-acid sequence MNKDKSGISIFQKYLTLWVIFCMIVGVLIGQFLPQIPDFLNQFEYAKVSIPMAILIWLMIYPMMMKVDFRSIKNVGKNPKGLFVTWVTNWLVKPFTMYGIASLFFFVIFKAFITPDLATEYLAGAVLLGAAPCTAMVFVWSSLTKGDPAYTVVQVATNDLIILVAFVPIVKFLLGVSNVSVPWDTLILSVVLFVVIPLAGGMLTRYFVLKRKGTDYFENTFVKKFDGITTIGLLLTLIMIFSFQGNVILENPLHIVLIAVPLILQTFLIFAIAYVACRLLKLPYKIAAPAGMIGASNFFELAVAVAIALFGTTSPAALATTVGVLTEVPVMLFLVKIANKTQKWFPVK; translated from the coding sequence ATGAATAAAGATAAAAGCGGAATCAGTATCTTTCAAAAATATTTGACATTATGGGTTATCTTCTGCATGATAGTCGGCGTGCTGATCGGTCAGTTTTTGCCGCAGATACCCGATTTTCTGAATCAGTTTGAATATGCCAAAGTATCTATTCCGATGGCAATACTCATTTGGCTAATGATTTATCCGATGATGATGAAGGTAGACTTCAGAAGCATTAAGAATGTCGGAAAAAATCCAAAGGGATTGTTTGTGACTTGGGTTACAAACTGGCTAGTCAAACCGTTTACGATGTATGGTATTGCAAGCCTGTTCTTCTTCGTAATTTTCAAGGCGTTCATCACGCCCGACCTTGCTACGGAATATCTTGCCGGAGCAGTATTGCTCGGTGCCGCTCCGTGTACGGCGATGGTGTTTGTGTGGAGCAGCTTGACAAAGGGCGATCCTGCCTACACCGTGGTGCAAGTGGCAACGAATGATTTGATTATTCTCGTCGCCTTTGTGCCAATCGTAAAATTCCTGCTGGGTGTTTCCAATGTATCCGTTCCGTGGGATACGCTGATTTTATCGGTCGTTCTGTTCGTTGTCATTCCTTTGGCGGGCGGTATGCTAACAAGGTATTTTGTTTTGAAAAGGAAAGGCACAGATTATTTTGAAAACACCTTTGTTAAGAAGTTTGACGGTATTACCACCATCGGACTTCTGCTGACGCTGATTATGATTTTCTCATTCCAAGGCAATGTGATCTTGGAAAATCCGCTGCATATCGTTCTGATTGCCGTACCGCTGATTTTGCAGACATTCCTGATCTTTGCGATAGCTTATGTGGCTTGCAGACTTTTGAAACTGCCCTACAAAATTGCGGCTCCAGCCGGAATGATCGGTGCATCAAATTTCTTTGAACTGGCTGTAGCAGTAGCGATTGCTCTCTTTGGAACAACTTCACCAGCTGCTTTGGCAACAACTGTCGGTGTTTTAACCGAGGTTCCCGTAATGCTGTTCTTGGTCAAAATTGCGAACAAGACGCAGAAATGGTTTCCCGTTAAATAA
- a CDS encoding ArsR/SmtB family transcription factor — MTDIFKALAEESRLRILSLLIERELCVCEIEATLNLTQSNVSRHLTILKKCGIVSSQKDAQWTYYSISSEFKQDHSTLWQYLTEHLPELSTYLADQEACKKCKEKKLCYQTERSKNDE; from the coding sequence ATGACAGATATATTTAAAGCACTTGCAGAGGAAAGCAGGCTGCGAATTCTCTCCTTGCTGATAGAGAGGGAATTGTGCGTCTGTGAAATTGAGGCGACATTGAATCTGACGCAATCCAATGTATCACGGCATCTAACGATACTGAAAAAGTGCGGTATTGTAAGCAGCCAAAAAGATGCACAATGGACTTATTACAGCATTAGTTCTGAATTCAAGCAAGACCACAGCACATTATGGCAGTATTTGACCGAACACTTGCCGGAGCTTTCGACCTACTTAGCGGATCAAGAAGCCTGCAAGAAATGTAAGGAAAAAAAGCTGTGTTACCAAACCGAAAGGAGTAAAAACGATGAATAA
- a CDS encoding thioredoxin family protein, whose protein sequence is MALFNFGKKEGEEKKTPTCACNCGCPTSEVSEITNDCCAEAKDGICCIKVLGAGCKSCHDQYENAKEAVKAMGLSVEVEYITDMQKVMKYGVMSMPALVVNEKVVSMGKVLKAADVEKLLNKLGF, encoded by the coding sequence GGGAGAAGAAAAGAAAACCCCCACTTGCGCTTGCAACTGCGGCTGTCCTACAAGTGAGGTAAGTGAAATCACAAATGACTGCTGTGCAGAAGCGAAAGACGGAATATGCTGCATTAAGGTCTTGGGGGCAGGTTGCAAATCCTGCCACGATCAATATGAAAATGCAAAAGAAGCTGTGAAAGCAATGGGATTATCTGTGGAAGTCGAATATATCACCGATATGCAGAAGGTAATGAAATACGGCGTTATGAGCATGCCTGCTCTCGTTGTAAACGAAAAGGTTGTATCTATGGGCAAGGTGCTGAAAGCCGCCGATGTTGAAAAGCTGTTAAATAAACTTGGGTTCTGA